The following DNA comes from Archaeoglobaceae archaeon.
ATCAAATGGTTCCAGAAAACGAAGCTCAGGATGCGTTGGATAATTCGTGTTCTTAAGCCATTCCTGGTTTACGTAATAATAGCAGGCCCCTCTGAGATTCGTGTATGGCTCGTAAATAGAAACAAAGTCTCTACAAACCCAGTTAGAGGTTAGAAGAACTTTTTTTGTTGGATTTATTGTCACATGACCACAGTTAGGCGGAACTATAACAAGATCTCCCTTCTCTGCCTCAATTGCAATGCAGTCGACAACTTGCTCCCCCTCTCTTCGCTGGATAACAAATATGGCCTTACCATCCAGAACCTGATACACTTCGGGATAAGTTAGCCCTGCGGAATTTTTTGGATGATAATGCCCATATGTTTTCACGTTCTCTCCACCGATTTCTGCAGGCGGGATGATTGTGAAGTCGTATCTGAGCTTTGCATTCAGAATTTTCTCTCTATGCTTAGCGCATTCATAAATGTCTCTAAACATGTAATAGGCATCAAAGTCACCCAAAAGTTTGTCAGGATAGGCTAAAACTGGCCTAAGATCACTTGCTCTCCTGACTTCCGCCCTGAAAAGAAACTCTCCAAACTCGTATTCCATGAAAATGATAGTAGAAGAGCATTAAAAATTTTTGCAAAATAAAATGAATACGGATGCTTATATGCCTCAGACCATCTTCTCCTTAACGAGGAGTTCTGCATTCAATATGCTCGCTCCAGCTGCACCACGAATTGTGTTATGTCCAAGAACGATGTATTTTATGCCCCAAGCATCCTTTCTAATTCTACCCACCACAACACTCATTCCCTTGCCTGTATCGCGATCAAGCCTCGGCTGTGGTCGATCAATCTCATTCCTAATGACAATCACTTTTTCTGGTGAAGATGGCAGATCCAATGGTTTTAATGAATTAAATGCCTCCTTTACTTCTTCAATACTAACATCTCTCTCAAATTCAACCCAAACAGCTTCAGTGTGTCCGTCTATTACGGGAACGCGATGGCAGGAAGCGGAGATCTTTATCTTTGCAAACTCAATTCTGTCGCCCTTAAACGTCCCAAGCATCTTAAGCGGTTCACTTTCGCATTTTTCTTCCTCATTCTTAATGAATGGAATTATATTATCTGTGATCGCAAGAGAGGGAACTCCCGGATACCCTGCACCACTCAGAGCCTGCATCGAAGCAATTCTAACACTTTTCAATCCGAAATTCATCAGCGGTTTGAGAGTAATAACGAACATTGTGCTCGTGCAATTTGGATTCGTTATGATATATCCGTCCCATTTCCTTCTCTTTTTCTGCACTTCTATGAGTTTCAAATGGTCCGCATTAACCTCAGGAATTACAAGCGGGACATCTTCTTCCATTCTAAAAGCTGAGGCATTGCTTGAAACAACAAAACCGGCTTCAGCAAATTTTGGTTCAACTTCTTTTGCTATATCTGCAGGCAATGCTGAGAACACTATGTCCGCATCAACTTGCTTTGGATCAAGCGGAACCATTTCAACGTCTTTAGCATACTCTGGAATGTTTGCAGATACGATCCAATCAACTTCACTCCCATATTTTCTCCCGATTCTTCTTTCAGATGCTGCAAGGCTTTTTAATCTAAACCACGGATGATTTTCAAGTAGCTGAATAAATTTCTGGCCCACCATCCCTGTAGCTCCCAAGACACAGACGTCATAATGCATGTTTTGAAAGTTTTCTCTGGAATTAAAAATCTATCGAAAAAGGATGCTGCAAAAATTTAAATGCGTGTAAAAATTTATTTTAAGTCGCGTTGAGAACTGAATACATGAAAACAGAAATCTACTGCGATAACTGCAGGGAAGTTACAGAACACGTGAGTGTGAAAGAGAATTTATATCGCTGTTCCATTTGCGGAACTCATGTTCATCTTACGCCAGAGAAAGAAGTTGAGTTGAAAGCAATACTTAGCGAGGAAGACATTACAAAGATAGGAACTGTCAAGCTACCTGAAGGAGAAGAGATAGTTAAAGGAGATGAGCTAATAGTTGATCTCGAAGGAGAAAGTAAGCTTGGTAGGGTAACTGCTATTCAATTAAAAAATGGCACCACAGTAGAGTTCGCAAAGGCTCGGGAAGCAAGAGCTATATGGTTAAAAGAGGTTGGAGAAGTTTACGTTAAATTTAGTCTTCACAAAAGAGCGGTCACAACTCCCTACAAGGCACTATTTGATGGTGAAACCGAGTTTGCCATAGGCGAAGAAATTGAAATTGATGGAAAAAGATACCTTATCAAAAGAATTAAGCTCATAGATGGAAGATTGCTCAAAAAAGATGGAGAGAGAGCGGTTGCTAAGGATATAAAGAGAGTCTATGCGACCTATACGCCTTAGAGACTTTGTGAGAATAGGAGATCTCTATTTTTCCGTTCTTGGCTACAAAAATTCTGAGAAGGTAAAATGCTTCCTTCGATATGCTCCCCACGAGAAAGGAGATAGGATAAAAGACGAAAAAAGATTCAAAAAACTGTCTCATGAGGAGGCATTGGCTCATCCAATTGCGAAAAGATATTACGATAGTGGAATATTTCGAATTCCAGCAAGAGACATCGAGGAGGTTTTCAAACCAGAAGAAAAGCTAAGAGATGCGATGGACTCAAATGTTTCGAGAATTGTGGAGTTTTTCAGCTCGATTCCTACTGAACAGATGGGCGTAACTGGCTCAAGGCTAATTGGCTTACAGAGCGACGAATCCGATGTTGATTTTATCGTTTACGGACGCTGGTGGTTTATTGCAAGGGAAAAGCTGAGAAAAGGAATAGAAACTGGCAAACTTTTGGATTTGGATGAATCAGCTTGGGAATTCATTTACAGAAAAAGAAAGGTTCCGCTTCCCTATGAGATCTTTGTCGCTCATGAGAAAAGAAAATTCCATAGAGCCTATTTAGGCGAAACATACTTCGATTTGCTTTACGTAAGAGGCTACGAAGAAATAGACAACTCTGTGCCTGAAGAAATGGGGGTTAAGGCAGGTAAGAGAGTTATCGAAGCCAAGGTGACAGACGATCGTTACATCTTTGACTATCCCGCATACTATCCAGTCGAGCACAAAGAAGTTAAAGCGATTCTATGCTTCACTCACACATTCGCTGGACAGGCTTTTAAGGGGGAAAAGGTTGTTGCAAGGGGAGATCTCGAAATTATAGATAGTGAAAAATACTTGGTTGTCGGAACCAAAAGAGAAGTCGAGGACGAGTTTATAGTCTCAATCGATCTGATGAAAAAAGAGGGGCTGGAGATATCTGACTACAGATGGCTACTTTCTTCTTAGCTGAATCAAAATACTCTCTCAACCGGAACCATCTTCATCAGAGCAGAATTCAAAGAATCTTTTCCCCCTTTGACCACATTACCTTTTTACGGACTTTGAAATTTGAACTTTAAAAACTCGGAAAATTCTACAAATTTAGCAGGTCCTTTGCAAGCAATGCAGAGCCTTTTGCAACCGCATAGTCGTCTTTTATAACCCTGAACTCAGGTTTAAACACTTCGGGAATAAGTTTTGAAACTTCTTCTGAAATCACTTGCTCATTCAGCCTTCCTCCGATTCTACCTCCAAAAGTGACGATTTCTGGATTCAGAAGCATTATTGCATTCGCTATTGCAATACAGAACAGTTTAAAACCTTTAGTGTCATAGATTGTCCCATTTTCAAGCTTTTCCTTTACATCTTTGATTGCCCAGCCCCCGAAATAGCATTCAAGATGCCCATAGCCCCCGCACTTGCATTTCCTTCGCCCTCCAACATAAGAATGCCCGAGCTCGCCAGCAAGCCCATCGCCTTTGTAAAGCTTACCTCCCACCACAATGCCAGTTCCAATCCCAGTTCCAACGGTGAGCGAGAGAACGTTATTCTTACCCGTTACCTTTGCTGAATAATAGGCAAAACACTTTGCATCGTTTTCAACAATTTTTGGCTTATCAGTCTCGATTTTTGGAATTCTTTCAAGGTTTGGAGCTCCTACTGGTTTGCCATTTTTGAACCAGACCGCAATTCCAATGCCAATGGCTTCATAATCAACATCGATCTTGCTTAAATCGAATTCCTTCGTTTTAAAGGTTCCAACTACTTCGAAGTCTTCATTTTTGAGCAGAACCACGTCGGTGTTAGTTCCGCCGATGTCAACGCCGAGGATCATGAAGCAACAAGGTTATTAATTTAAAAATCCTTTTCCATTTTATGAAGCTAAGCCCTGAAGATGGTGAAAAGGCAGTTAAGCTTGCGAGAAGAGCAATAGAGGAGTATCTTGAAAATAAGAAAGTCATTCAAGATCGACTCGAGGGTGTATTCGCCCAAAAGAGAGGAGTTTTTACAACTCTGATCAAAAATAATGATTTGAGAGGATGTATAGGATTTCCCTACCCAATAAAGAGGCTTGACGAAGCAATAATCGAATCTGCAATAGCTGCAGCGGTAGATGATCCAAGATTTGAGCCCGTGCGGAGATCAGAGATGGATGAGATCACCGTAGAAGTTACGATCTTAACAGAACCAGAAAAAATCAATGCAAAGCCAAAAGATTTGCCAAAATTTGTTGAGATCGGTAAGCATGGCTTAATGGTAAGAAAAGGTTTGTTTTCGGGGCTTCTTTTGCCTCAAGTTGCAGTAGAGTTCGGCTTCGACGCAGAGGAATTTCTAAGCCAGACCTGTATGAAAGCTGGGCTTCCACCAGACTGCTGGCTAAGTGGAGCAGAAGTTTATAGATTCGAAGGGCAGATCTTTAAAGAGGTCGAACCGAGAGGGGCGGTGGTTGAAGTTGATATAAGAAGCTGTCAGCAGAGCTGAGAATTTTATTTTTGATTTTTGGTTGTCTCGCTGTTGCTTTAAGCCCTATAAGGTTCATATTGAATCTAAATTAAAAAATAAAAAATTAAAATTTAATTCTTCCTTCTAATGAGATAGCTAACCGCTAAGAGCCCCGCGATTGCGAAGATCGCTTCGAAGCCAGGAATGAACGGTTTCTCAGCTGGAGTCGTGGTTGGTGTTGTCACGACTATTGTGGGTGGCGTTGTTGGGGTTACTGGAGTTGTCTGTATTGGAGTCTCCAATGGCTTTAGCACAGCAGCAAAGAGACTGAAGCTCTCAGTTGTTGCTTCATAGTAATTGTATTTTCCATCACTGCCAACGAAATTCGTAGGCAGTTTAATCCATTCCTTGCCGTTCCACTTCAGCAGAACTACTGCAACAGCCTTTGGATCGAAGCCTTTGGCTTTGATCTCTTCAATTGGAATTCCGAACTGTATTCTGCCACTTAAATTAGCCTTTGTGCTCAAAGTCGGATCTATGCTCAGGATTAAGGCAATAACTCCTGATGGGGCGGGAATATCAGACGGGAGTTCTTTCTTCTTCTCTATTCTAAGCTTTGCGTTTACGTTTTCATCGCTCAGCAGAATTAAAGCAACGACGTTAGTTTCCCAGAAGGCACTCTGGGGCATTGTGAAGTCTGTGCTGTTGTTCGCCCTTAGCCTTATCCAGTCGCTAATGTAGATCGGCACTCCCGGGATTACTCCTCCACCACCTCCTCCACCGCCACCGCCGCCGAGTATTGGACGTGGAGTGGTTTTTGGTGGTGTAGTTGGTGGAGTTGTTGGGGTAGGTTCTGGAGTTGGAGTTGGTTCTGGTGTTGGTGTAGGTTCTGGTGTTGGTGGTGCAACGACTTTCACAGTTACTGAGCTCTCGTTGTTCGCTTCATTGCTTTCGGTAATTTCGTTTTCCGAATCTGCGATCACTCTTATCGTGTAGCTTCCAGCTGAGCTTGGAGTCCATGAAATGCTTGCAATCGCTGATCCATCTGCATTGAGACCGTCAATTCTTACCTTTTCTATTAAGGCGTTGTTTGCATAGAAGCTAACGTTGAATGCTCCCGCATTTGCATTGCCGATGTTTTCTATTGTTGCGTTTATCGTTGCTGTTTGGTCAACAATTGGTTGCTCTGGATTAATTGAGATCGCTGTCACGATTAGATCTGGCTTAAGTGTTTGACCAATGGAAAGCGGTAGATAATCGACGTTGTTGCTATCTATTACATAGAGCCCATCACAGATCCCTATCGGTTCTTGTGTGTCACTGCAAGTCTGCGAGTAACCATTTCCATCTGGGCTTAGCCAAGCATTACCGCCAAGCCAGTTGCCACCGAGGATGTTTGTTCCTTGCTGCAAGGTAGTGTTCCATGTGTTCGCTTCAGCGATATACGAGTAGATAAAGATCGGAGTTGCATAGCTATCCGCCGGTGCTATTCCACTCGGATAATCCTGATTGTTTGCACCATTACCACCAGAAATGCCAAAAGCCAATCCGTCTGAGATCGGATCACCTTCTATTCCAATTATATCCCAGATGCCAGTCCAGTCAGTGATGTATACAGCGTGCAAGTAGTTTCGATAGAATTCTGGATCATTTCCCAGTTCAACTAAATAGTAGCCTATATCCTGCCCTGTTATGAATAGTTTTCCTCCATTGTCCAAATAATCCGCCAAAGCCTCTATTTCAGCTTCATTTAGAACTTCCTCGTAGTCATCTCCAAAGAACCATACAACGATTGGATAATTGCTTAAATCAGAGTAGCTTGGGGATCCCATAACTTCGCAGTCCCAGTAATCATATGCAATGCCAAGATTATTCAATGAAGCAATGTAGTATGATTCATAGTGGGCATAATCGTCGTCATCCACCAGCAGAATCCTCTGACCGCTGTATCCAAGCCAGTTCAGAGTTCTGTTCATAACCTCGTCTCTCATTTCACTGCTGTTTATTGCCTCAAATCCAAACGCAAGGTAAACGAGTTTGTAAGTTCTGGTATCCACTTTTATGCCAGCAGCTAATTTAGTAATAACGTTGTTCGTGTTGTTGAAAAGGTTGTTGTAGATGAGATTGCTGCTGGAATCACCGGGATATATTCCAGCCCAATTGTTCGAGATAGTGTTGTTAGCTACGATATTGTCGCTGGAATCCCAAAGATAGATTCCAACCACATTGTTCGAGATACTATTGTCAGCAATGGTGTTGTTGCTGGAAGCCACGAGAACGATGCCGCCACCATATCCAGAAACGCTAACATTTGTTATTGTAACGTTGTTCGCCGAAACGAGAATTCCAATTCCCACTCCACTCTGATCGCCTGTAATCGAA
Coding sequences within:
- a CDS encoding glucose-6-phosphate isomerase family protein; its protein translation is MEYEFGEFLFRAEVRRASDLRPVLAYPDKLLGDFDAYYMFRDIYECAKHREKILNAKLRYDFTIIPPAEIGGENVKTYGHYHPKNSAGLTYPEVYQVLDGKAIFVIQRREGEQVVDCIAIEAEKGDLVIVPPNCGHVTINPTKKVLLTSNWVCRDFVSIYEPYTNLRGACYYYVNQEWLKNTNYPTHPELRFLEPFDNMGEEMYYLVNEIERLEFLVAPEKHLNLFKKYLKN
- the asd gene encoding aspartate-semialdehyde dehydrogenase, which codes for MHYDVCVLGATGMVGQKFIQLLENHPWFRLKSLAASERRIGRKYGSEVDWIVSANIPEYAKDVEMVPLDPKQVDADIVFSALPADIAKEVEPKFAEAGFVVSSNASAFRMEEDVPLVIPEVNADHLKLIEVQKKRRKWDGYIITNPNCTSTMFVITLKPLMNFGLKSVRIASMQALSGAGYPGVPSLAITDNIIPFIKNEEEKCESEPLKMLGTFKGDRIEFAKIKISASCHRVPVIDGHTEAVWVEFERDVSIEEVKEAFNSLKPLDLPSSPEKVIVIRNEIDRPQPRLDRDTGKGMSVVVGRIRKDAWGIKYIVLGHNTIRGAAGASILNAELLVKEKMV
- a CDS encoding HVO_0476 family zinc finger protein, with protein sequence MKTEIYCDNCREVTEHVSVKENLYRCSICGTHVHLTPEKEVELKAILSEEDITKIGTVKLPEGEEIVKGDELIVDLEGESKLGRVTAIQLKNGTTVEFAKAREARAIWLKEVGEVYVKFSLHKRAVTTPYKALFDGETEFAIGEEIEIDGKRYLIKRIKLIDGRLLKKDGERAVAKDIKRVYATYTP
- a CDS encoding nucleotidyltransferase domain-containing protein, coding for MRPIRLRDFVRIGDLYFSVLGYKNSEKVKCFLRYAPHEKGDRIKDEKRFKKLSHEEALAHPIAKRYYDSGIFRIPARDIEEVFKPEEKLRDAMDSNVSRIVEFFSSIPTEQMGVTGSRLIGLQSDESDVDFIVYGRWWFIAREKLRKGIETGKLLDLDESAWEFIYRKRKVPLPYEIFVAHEKRKFHRAYLGETYFDLLYVRGYEEIDNSVPEEMGVKAGKRVIEAKVTDDRYIFDYPAYYPVEHKEVKAILCFTHTFAGQAFKGEKVVARGDLEIIDSEKYLVVGTKREVEDEFIVSIDLMKKEGLEISDYRWLLSS
- a CDS encoding ROK family protein: MILGVDIGGTNTDVVLLKNEDFEVVGTFKTKEFDLSKIDVDYEAIGIGIAVWFKNGKPVGAPNLERIPKIETDKPKIVENDAKCFAYYSAKVTGKNNVLSLTVGTGIGTGIVVGGKLYKGDGLAGELGHSYVGGRRKCKCGGYGHLECYFGGWAIKDVKEKLENGTIYDTKGFKLFCIAIANAIMLLNPEIVTFGGRIGGRLNEQVISEEVSKLIPEVFKPEFRVIKDDYAVAKGSALLAKDLLNL
- a CDS encoding TIGR00296 family protein, which codes for MKLSPEDGEKAVKLARRAIEEYLENKKVIQDRLEGVFAQKRGVFTTLIKNNDLRGCIGFPYPIKRLDEAIIESAIAAAVDDPRFEPVRRSEMDEITVEVTILTEPEKINAKPKDLPKFVEIGKHGLMVRKGLFSGLLLPQVAVEFGFDAEEFLSQTCMKAGLPPDCWLSGAEVYRFEGQIFKEVEPRGAVVEVDIRSCQQS
- a CDS encoding S8 family serine peptidase translates to MERLAIPRDVDLRKVDEKLFNVEALIKEGYADSERIPVIVVAEKEKMGNVEGVAKSLGKAKKFEIIPAISLEVKKGDDFRKLLSIDGVKKVWLDRKVRALLSESVPLINATEVWNLGYNGSGVKIAILDTGINSSHGDFYFEDGTPKIIYSVDLTDDGTAEDLNGHGTHVASIAAGTGNETEFKGVAPGAYLMNVKVLNQNGEGYESWIIQGIDYAVGNGADIISMSLGGIPTSGEDPLSLACDAAVENGVIVVAAAGNYGDYYTISSPGSAKKVITVGATDKTDQIASFSSRGPTLDYRVKPEVVAPGVDIEAANYQGGTAVMSGTSMATPHVSGLAALLKQARNVDPETVKNIIASTSVLLDYDVFTQGAGRINALAAINTELIAEPAVVSLGVANQKNFTISFRNLNSSADIPISIIANSNCKVWLNRTELLIQADSKAEVEVGVTAEDQRFCSGIIVTNYTVSGSDVHAVFGMVVPVSEEIDSCREISHPGYYRLVNSISGLLSDQYYCIGIFANDVVLDGQGFSITGDQSGVGIGILVSANNVTITNVSVSGYGGGIVLVASSNNTIADNSISNNVVGIYLWDSSDNIVANNTISNNWAGIYPGDSSSNLIYNNLFNNTNNVITKLAAGIKVDTRTYKLVYLAFGFEAINSSEMRDEVMNRTLNWLGYSGQRILLVDDDDYAHYESYYIASLNNLGIAYDYWDCEVMGSPSYSDLSNYPIVVWFFGDDYEEVLNEAEIEALADYLDNGGKLFITGQDIGYYLVELGNDPEFYRNYLHAVYITDWTGIWDIIGIEGDPISDGLAFGISGGNGANNQDYPSGIAPADSYATPIFIYSYIAEANTWNTTLQQGTNILGGNWLGGNAWLSPDGNGYSQTCSDTQEPIGICDGLYVIDSNNVDYLPLSIGQTLKPDLIVTAISINPEQPIVDQTATINATIENIGNANAGAFNVSFYANNALIEKVRIDGLNADGSAIASISWTPSSAGSYTIRVIADSENEITESNEANNESSVTVKVVAPPTPEPTPTPEPTPTPEPTPTTPPTTPPKTTPRPILGGGGGGGGGGGVIPGVPIYISDWIRLRANNSTDFTMPQSAFWETNVVALILLSDENVNAKLRIEKKKELPSDIPAPSGVIALILSIDPTLSTKANLSGRIQFGIPIEEIKAKGFDPKAVAVVLLKWNGKEWIKLPTNFVGSDGKYNYYEATTESFSLFAAVLKPLETPIQTTPVTPTTPPTIVVTTPTTTPAEKPFIPGFEAIFAIAGLLAVSYLIRRKN